A region of Halalkaliarchaeum desulfuricum DNA encodes the following proteins:
- a CDS encoding hybrid sensor histidine kinase/response regulator, translating into MRILHVDDDVNFAELTATFLEREDDRFAVETATSASEGLEVIADTEVDCVVSDYDMPGRNGIEFLESIRERSSELPFILFTGKGSEEVASDAISAGVTDYLQKERGTDQYAILANRIKNAVEGRRARIQRERQLDAIETAQEGISILDANGVFIFVNEAYADLYGYEREEMIGEHWELIYRDDDVEAIREQVLPEVERTGHWNGITTGLRADGTTFVEDHALARTEQGELVCTVRDVSTQREYVQTIETLHDSAEEILRAQTQEYVAEVVVETVADVLDRPLNGVWIHDERTDVLEPVAWTDRADELVGDPPTLESGHGSAWEAFDTGEVVSSNCDLLDETSEEAETELRSAVVIPIGTYGVLTLGSTVGDGVDGLDVSLSELVCRYAETAFDRIEREQELQRYETIIQSISDAVYTLDDEGRIQFVNDSYVEMKGISREELVGTKIDQWVDEGVLERTKPEFERIKKGEQETAQIKYAFKRATGERIPVELRFAPLPTFGGDETGRVGVIRDVTERKQWERELERQNERLDAFARVVSHDLKNPLSVADGRLELAREECDSDHLAAVDGALDRMDELIADLLTLAKSGEQVSGMEPCDLGALVDSCWDNVDTKNATLQNEVDATVRCDHSRVQQLLENLIKNAAEHGGEDVTITVGDLPDTSGFYVEDDGPGIPKPERKKVFESGYSNANGGTGFGLAIVDEIVGAHGWTVHVTEGTEEGTRFEIGVSERMPPSPD; encoded by the coding sequence ATGCGAATTCTCCACGTCGACGACGACGTGAACTTCGCTGAGCTGACCGCGACGTTTCTCGAACGCGAAGACGACCGCTTCGCCGTCGAAACTGCGACCAGCGCTAGCGAGGGGCTCGAGGTCATCGCCGACACCGAGGTCGACTGTGTCGTCTCCGACTACGACATGCCCGGCCGAAACGGGATCGAGTTCCTCGAATCGATCCGTGAACGCTCGTCGGAGCTGCCGTTCATTCTGTTCACCGGGAAAGGTAGCGAGGAGGTCGCCAGCGACGCAATCTCGGCGGGGGTCACCGACTACCTCCAGAAGGAGCGCGGGACCGACCAGTACGCCATCCTGGCGAACCGCATCAAAAACGCCGTCGAAGGCCGGCGAGCACGGATTCAACGCGAACGCCAGCTCGACGCCATCGAAACCGCCCAGGAGGGGATCAGCATCCTCGACGCAAACGGGGTGTTCATCTTCGTCAACGAGGCGTACGCCGATCTCTACGGCTACGAACGCGAGGAGATGATCGGCGAACACTGGGAACTGATCTATCGGGACGACGATGTCGAGGCGATCCGCGAGCAGGTGCTTCCGGAAGTCGAACGAACCGGCCACTGGAACGGGATAACGACCGGTCTTCGAGCCGACGGGACCACGTTCGTCGAGGATCACGCCCTGGCGAGGACCGAACAGGGGGAACTCGTCTGTACCGTTCGTGACGTCTCAACGCAGCGCGAGTACGTCCAGACGATCGAGACGCTGCACGACTCCGCCGAGGAGATACTGCGGGCTCAAACCCAGGAATACGTGGCCGAGGTCGTGGTCGAGACGGTGGCAGACGTTCTCGACAGACCGCTCAACGGCGTGTGGATCCACGACGAGCGGACGGACGTCCTCGAACCGGTTGCCTGGACCGATCGGGCCGACGAACTCGTCGGCGACCCCCCGACGCTGGAATCGGGTCACGGTTCCGCGTGGGAGGCGTTCGACACCGGCGAGGTCGTCTCCTCGAACTGTGATCTACTGGATGAAACGTCGGAGGAAGCCGAGACGGAGCTTCGAAGTGCGGTCGTCATTCCGATCGGCACGTACGGCGTACTGACGCTCGGATCGACCGTCGGTGACGGCGTCGACGGCCTCGACGTCTCGCTTTCGGAGCTGGTCTGTCGTTACGCGGAGACAGCCTTCGACCGGATCGAACGAGAACAGGAGCTACAGCGGTACGAGACGATCATTCAGTCGATATCCGATGCGGTCTATACGCTCGACGACGAGGGACGAATCCAGTTCGTCAACGACAGTTACGTGGAGATGAAAGGGATTTCTCGCGAGGAACTCGTCGGGACGAAGATCGACCAGTGGGTCGACGAGGGGGTTCTCGAGCGGACGAAGCCGGAGTTCGAACGAATCAAAAAGGGGGAGCAAGAGACCGCCCAGATCAAGTACGCGTTCAAAAGAGCGACCGGTGAACGGATCCCCGTCGAGTTGCGTTTTGCCCCCCTCCCGACGTTCGGCGGCGACGAAACCGGACGCGTCGGCGTCATCCGCGACGTGACCGAGCGAAAACAGTGGGAACGGGAGCTCGAACGCCAGAACGAACGGCTCGATGCGTTTGCCAGGGTCGTCTCCCACGACCTGAAGAACCCGCTGAGCGTCGCCGACGGCCGGCTCGAACTGGCCCGCGAGGAGTGTGACAGTGATCACCTCGCGGCGGTCGATGGGGCGCTCGACCGGATGGACGAACTGATCGCCGACCTGTTGACGCTGGCCAAAAGCGGCGAGCAGGTCAGTGGGATGGAACCGTGCGATCTGGGAGCACTCGTCGACAGTTGTTGGGATAACGTCGACACGAAGAACGCAACGCTACAAAACGAGGTCGATGCGACGGTTCGTTGTGACCACAGCCGCGTCCAGCAACTCCTGGAGAACCTGATCAAAAACGCCGCGGAACACGGCGGTGAAGACGTGACGATCACAGTCGGTGATCTCCCGGATACGTCCGGGTTCTACGTCGAAGACGACGGTCCAGGAATCCCGAAACCGGAGCGAAAAAAGGTGTTCGAGAGCGGGTATTCGAACGCGAATGGCGGCACCGGATTCGGGCTTGCGATCGTCGACGAAATCGTCGGGGCACACGGCTGGACCGTCCACGTGACGGAAGGGACCGAGGAGGGCACACGCTTCGAGATTGGCGTTTCGGAACGGATGCCACCCTCCCCCGATTGA
- a CDS encoding NAD(P)/FAD-dependent oxidoreductase gives MTRIGIVGAGSAAAAATFVLDTALKDAEITVLEKSGGVCGRAATRRHGDVTYDYGANYVKSEDERVADLLTDTLDSEGLVDIVEPIYTFDAAGEITPGRDPVGHRWSYKNGLTQIAKRLFARTDATVHRRTRVETIVRHDVDETWTLRDGDDRNWGPFDTILLNPPAPQTADLLADARWDHPAREALEDAVRKVPYRPVWTAILGYEFELDVPYYALINTDDEHEIGWVAREECKPGHVPTGESVLVVQAGPDWSRERYDDPPDENVAALTALTADLIGDDRLCDPAWTDNQGWRYALPDEGVRRGPLRRAESAGLYCAGDWVAGEARLHAALACGLAVGERMSYSL, from the coding sequence GTGACCCGAATCGGAATCGTCGGCGCCGGAAGCGCCGCTGCGGCTGCCACGTTCGTCCTCGACACTGCCCTCAAGGACGCCGAAATCACCGTCCTCGAGAAGTCGGGCGGCGTCTGCGGACGCGCGGCCACACGCCGGCACGGCGACGTTACCTACGACTACGGCGCCAACTACGTCAAATCCGAAGACGAACGCGTCGCCGACCTCCTCACCGACACCCTCGACAGCGAGGGACTCGTCGACATCGTCGAACCCATCTACACCTTCGACGCCGCGGGCGAGATCACGCCGGGGCGGGACCCGGTTGGCCATCGGTGGTCCTATAAAAACGGTCTCACCCAGATCGCCAAGCGCCTCTTCGCCCGGACCGACGCCACCGTTCACCGCCGGACGCGTGTCGAAACCATCGTCCGGCACGATGTCGACGAAACCTGGACGCTCCGGGATGGGGACGACCGCAATTGGGGCCCCTTCGACACGATCCTTTTGAACCCCCCGGCGCCCCAGACTGCCGACCTCCTGGCTGACGCCCGGTGGGACCACCCGGCTCGGGAGGCGCTCGAGGACGCTGTCCGGAAGGTTCCCTACCGGCCAGTGTGGACCGCGATCCTCGGATACGAGTTCGAACTCGACGTCCCGTACTATGCCCTTATCAATACGGACGACGAGCACGAGATCGGCTGGGTCGCACGCGAGGAGTGCAAACCCGGACACGTGCCGACGGGCGAATCCGTCCTCGTCGTTCAGGCCGGGCCAGACTGGTCGCGCGAACGGTACGACGACCCACCTGACGAGAACGTCGCCGCCCTGACGGCGCTCACGGCGGACCTGATCGGGGACGATCGCCTCTGCGATCCGGCCTGGACCGACAACCAGGGGTGGCGCTACGCGCTTCCCGACGAGGGCGTCCGCCGGGGGCCGCTTCGCCGGGCCGAATCCGCGGGGCTGTACTGTGCGGGCGACTGGGTCGCCGGCGAGGCGCGCCTCCACGCAGCACTCGCGTGCGGGTTGGCGGTCGGCGAGCGGATGAGCTACTCCTTATAA